From a single Mustelus asterias unplaced genomic scaffold, sMusAst1.hap1.1 HAP1_SCAFFOLD_2478, whole genome shotgun sequence genomic region:
- the LOC144489727 gene encoding uncharacterized protein LOC144489727, giving the protein STGYPGSLGDRGPRGPLGSAGPKGYMGFPGYQGTKGVRGSDGLPGLDGLKGNTGFPGSPGISGGGAQGQPGDPGEKGERGVSNTSPGEPGRLGEAGPLGDPGGPGPVGAIGPPGQPGPLIPSNKPGKVGDPGPQGYDGLQGYPGQPGPAGRWGQPGSKGETGDPGPAGFPGPLGILGDKGVPGLPGIDGIPGKKGERGEQGMMGYPGRKGSQGEQGAPGLEGSVGLAGLLGLPGPQGPAPPPQRFIAPRGAHGTPGNPGRRGFPGDPGPKGIPGDVGLKGPRGNAGIPGLSSSLGRIGPRGEPGPVGEQGPLGFQGSPGLTGLRGMEGMPGRSVSVGYLLVKHSQSQEIPPCPLGMNRLWDGYSLLFVEGQEKAHNQDLGLAGSCMPRFSTIPFVYCNINEVCYFASRNDKSYWLSTNAPIPMMPVADDDIKQYISRCSVCEAPSLAVAVHSQDITIPMCPTGWRSLWIGYSFLMHTAAGSEGGGQSLVSPGSCLEDFRTTPFVECNGARGTCHYFANKHSFWLSTIDPNQQFTEQPVPDTLKAGQLLTRVGRCQVCMKNL; this is encoded by the exons GCTCCACCGGATATCCCGGAAGTCTGGGAGACCGAGGACCACGAGGTCCGCTTGGTTCTGCTGGTCCAAAGGGATACATGGGATTTCCAGGATACCAAGGAACTAAAG gtgttcgAGGTTCTGATGGCTTGCCCGGTTTAGACGGGTTAAAAGGAAATACAGGTTTCCCAGGAAGCCCAG GTATCAGTGGGGGCGGAGCTCAGGGCCAGCCTGGTGACCCAGGTGAGAAAGGAGAAAGAGGAGTAAGCAACACAAGTCCCGGGGAACCGGGGCGGCTGGGAGAAGCCGGTCCACTGGGCGACCCAG GTGGACCAGGTCCTGTGGGAGCGATTGGACCTCCCGGGCAGCCGGGACCCCTGATACCGTCAAACAAACCCGGGAAAGTGGGTGATCCAGGACCCCAAGGATACGACGGCCTCCAAG GTTACCCTGGCCAGCCAGGTCCAGCCGGCAGATGGGGACAACCTGGGAGCAAAGGTGAGACAGGAGATCCTGGCCCGGCGGGATTCCCAGGACCTTTGGGGATTCTGGGCGATAAGGGAGTTCCAGGTCTTCCTGGAATCGATGGCATTCCTGGAAAAAAAG GTGAAAGAGGTGAGCAGGGCATGATGGGATACCCTGGGAGAAAGGGATCACAAGGAGAGCAGGGAGCTCCTGGATTGGAAGGTTCAGTGGGTCTGGCTG GTTTATTGGGGTTACCGGGTCCACAAggtcctgccccccctccacagCGATTCATCGCTCCGCGGGGGGCTCACGGCACCCCCGGAAATCCTGGACGGCGTGGATTCCCAGGAGATCCGGGTCCAAAGGGAATTCCTGGGGATGTAG GACTGAAGGGTCCTCGGGGAAATGCAGGAATCCCcggtctctccagctctctgggtAGAATCGGCCCCAGAGGTGAACCAGGTCCAGTGGGTGAACAGGGACCATTGGGATTTCAAG GTAGCCCGGGGCTCACAGGTTTGCGAGGGATGGAAGGGATGCCAGGCAGGAGTGTCAGTGTGGGCTATCTCCTGGTCAAACACAGCCAGTCTCAGGAAATCCCACCCTGTCCGCTGGGAATGAACAGGCTTTGGGACGGATACAGCCTGTTATTCGTGGAAGGACAGGAGAAAGCTCACAATCAGGATCTGG GGTTAGCCGGCTCGTGTATGCCGAGATTCAGCACCATCCCCTTTGTTTACTGCAACATCAATGAAGTTTGCTACTTTGCCAGTAGAAATGACAAGTCCTACTGGTTGTCCACCAACGCTCCAATTCCAATGATGCCTGTTGCTGATGACGATATCAAGCAGTACATCAGCCGATGCTCCGTGTGTGAGGCACCCTCGCTCGCAGTCGCTGTTCACAGCCAGGACATCACAATCCCAATGTGTCCCACAGGATGGCGCAGTCTGTGGATCGGGTATTCCTTCCTCATG CATACAGCTGCCGGCAGTGAAGGCGGTGGTCAGTCCCTGGTCTCTCCCGGCAGCTGTCTGGAGGATTTCCGCACCACACCTTTTGTGGAGTGTAACGGTGCCCGCGGCACATGTCATTACTTTGCCAACAAGCacagcttctggctatccaccaTCGACCCGAATCAGCAGTTCACGGAGCAGCCGGTCCCCGACACACTGAAGGCCGGACAGTTGCTGACCCGTGTGGGGCGATGCCAGGTCTGCATGAAGAATTTATAA